In Bacteroidota bacterium, one genomic interval encodes:
- a CDS encoding bifunctional UDP-3-O-[3-hydroxymyristoyl] N-acetylglucosamine deacetylase/3-hydroxyacyl-ACP dehydratase, translated as MARQITITNTVSISGKGLHTGQEVTLTFKPAPEDFGYVFKRTDIEGQPMIHALVQHVVDTSRGTSIEENGARVSTIEHTLAALKGLSIDNVLMEINGEETPILDGSSKEIVAILKSAGLVEQNVEKKYIELKSNVIYNDPVRKVEMIAIPSDTFKVSCMIDYDTTVLGTQFATLDDIDQFADKIASSRTFVFLHELEYLIDNDLIKGGDLNTAIVFINRIISQKELEHLAKVFNNPKVTVLKEGILNNLELNFPNEPARHKLLDVVGDLALLGATLKAHLIVKRPGHFSNVQFAKQIKAESSITKPEKIAVESTWDLIKKKPLYDIMHIQKTLPHRYPLLLIDKIIDMDETRITGLKNVTMNEQFFTGHFPQEPVMPGVLIVEAMAQVGGIFALSRVPDPENYITYFLKIENARFKNKVVPGDTIIFKLELMAPIRRGICHMRGVAYVNDKVVMEAELLAQIVKNVKK; from the coding sequence ATGGCAAGACAAATAACTATAACAAATACGGTAAGCATATCCGGCAAAGGATTGCACACCGGACAGGAGGTCACGCTTACATTTAAGCCTGCCCCTGAGGATTTTGGATACGTTTTTAAGAGAACGGATATTGAAGGTCAACCTATGATTCATGCGCTGGTTCAGCATGTTGTGGACACCAGCCGCGGAACCAGTATTGAAGAAAATGGAGCCCGCGTCAGTACCATAGAACATACGCTGGCAGCACTCAAAGGCCTGTCAATAGACAACGTTCTGATGGAAATCAATGGTGAAGAAACGCCGATTCTGGATGGCAGCTCAAAAGAAATTGTAGCCATTCTGAAAAGTGCTGGTCTTGTAGAGCAGAACGTTGAAAAAAAATATATTGAGCTAAAATCCAATGTAATATACAACGATCCGGTTCGTAAAGTAGAAATGATTGCCATTCCCAGTGATACCTTCAAGGTATCGTGCATGATTGATTATGACACAACTGTTCTGGGAACACAGTTTGCAACATTGGACGACATTGACCAGTTTGCCGATAAAATTGCATCAAGCAGAACCTTCGTGTTTTTACATGAGCTTGAATATTTGATTGATAATGACCTTATCAAAGGCGGTGACTTGAATACTGCCATTGTTTTTATCAACCGCATTATTTCGCAAAAAGAACTGGAACACCTCGCCAAAGTATTTAATAACCCAAAAGTTACAGTACTTAAAGAAGGCATCCTGAACAACCTTGAGTTAAATTTTCCGAATGAACCGGCCCGCCATAAACTGCTTGATGTTGTTGGTGACCTTGCACTTCTTGGAGCCACACTTAAGGCACATTTAATTGTTAAGCGTCCGGGACATTTTTCAAATGTTCAGTTTGCGAAACAAATTAAAGCAGAGTCATCGATAACCAAACCTGAAAAAATAGCTGTGGAATCGACATGGGACCTTATCAAGAAAAAGCCCCTGTACGATATCATGCATATACAGAAGACATTGCCACACCGCTACCCTCTTCTGCTTATCGATAAAATCATCGACATGGATGAAACCCGCATTACCGGGCTGAAAAATGTTACGATGAATGAGCAGTTTTTTACCGGGCATTTTCCACAAGAACCGGTAATGCCGGGTGTACTCATTGTGGAAGCCATGGCGCAGGTTGGCGGAATCTTCGCACTGAGCCGGGTTCCCGATCCTGAAAATTATATCACTTATTTCCTGAAAATAGAAAATGCCCGCTTTAAAAACAAGGTAGTTCCCGGCGATACTATCATTTTTAAACTTGAACTGATGGCACCTATCCGCAGAGGTATTTGCCATATGCGTGGCGTTGCGTATGTGAATGATAAAGTTGTGATGGAGGCCGAATTGCTTGCTCAGATCGTTAAAAACGTGAAAAAATGA
- a CDS encoding alanine dehydrogenase: MNTTKKGFLKYAQSEHLMPQTEMLETKRQRAKFSIGVPREIAFQENRIALVPEAIGVLINNGHQVFVESNAGKSAHFPDHEYSEAGAQIVFSPEEIFKTDIIFKVAPPLLSEIEMLKPRSSIFSALNLPGQNNEYFKRLSAKKITALSYEHIKDRTNGYPVIRSLSEIVGTTAISLAAEYLSSIEYGKGKILGGFSGITPAEVVIIGAGTVGEFAARTALGMGALVKIFDDNIFKLRSIQNKLNQRLFTSVIQQKVLIKALRSADVVIGALHSPSGSIPCVITEDMVREMPNGSVLIDVSIAQGGCIETSRCTNHTHPVFKKHGVTHYCVPNIASKVPHTASYALSNFFAPIISRIGEEGSLSNLLKSDSGVRAGVYIYNGILTNEYISKTYNIPFQDIELLMAAFH, encoded by the coding sequence ATGAATACTACTAAAAAGGGGTTTCTGAAATACGCACAATCGGAGCATTTGATGCCGCAAACCGAAATGCTGGAAACCAAAAGGCAAAGGGCAAAATTCTCTATCGGCGTTCCCCGCGAAATAGCATTTCAGGAAAACCGCATTGCACTCGTTCCCGAAGCAATCGGCGTTTTAATTAATAACGGACATCAGGTCTTTGTTGAATCAAACGCAGGTAAATCGGCACATTTTCCCGACCATGAATACAGTGAGGCCGGCGCACAAATTGTTTTTTCTCCCGAAGAAATTTTTAAAACCGATATTATTTTTAAAGTGGCTCCGCCCCTGCTCTCTGAAATTGAAATGCTGAAACCGCGTTCATCCATATTTTCGGCACTCAACCTGCCGGGGCAAAACAACGAGTATTTCAAACGCCTTTCGGCAAAAAAAATTACGGCACTTTCGTACGAACACATCAAGGACAGAACAAACGGTTACCCGGTAATCAGATCACTCAGCGAAATTGTAGGAACAACAGCTATTTCATTGGCCGCGGAATACCTAAGCAGCATAGAATATGGCAAAGGCAAAATTTTAGGTGGTTTTTCAGGCATCACGCCCGCCGAGGTAGTAATTATTGGTGCGGGCACCGTTGGCGAATTTGCTGCACGTACCGCACTTGGAATGGGAGCATTGGTCAAGATTTTTGATGATAATATTTTTAAACTCAGAAGTATTCAAAATAAGTTGAACCAGCGTTTATTCACTTCAGTGATTCAACAAAAAGTTCTTATCAAAGCGCTCCGTTCAGCCGATGTGGTAATTGGAGCTTTGCATTCACCATCCGGAAGTATTCCTTGTGTTATTACCGAAGATATGGTCCGCGAAATGCCCAACGGCTCCGTTCTTATTGATGTCAGTATTGCTCAGGGCGGGTGTATTGAAACATCCCGCTGTACGAACCATACGCATCCCGTTTTTAAAAAACACGGCGTTACGCATTACTGTGTGCCGAATATTGCCAGTAAAGTACCTCACACCGCCTCCTACGCTTTGAGCAACTTTTTTGCGCCTATCATTTCCAGAATAGGTGAAGAAGGCAGCCTGAGCAACCTTCTTAAGTCCGATTCCGGAGTAAGAGCAGGAGTATATATTTATAATGGCATCCTAACCAACGAATATATCAGTAAAACATACAACATTCCCTTCCAGGATATTGAGCTTCTGATGGCCGCATTTCATTGA
- the tsaE gene encoding tRNA (adenosine(37)-N6)-threonylcarbamoyltransferase complex ATPase subunit type 1 TsaE, whose protein sequence is MQFTCTELNQLPDAARALIAAHPDARLFAFSGKMGAGKTTLIKVLCETLGVEGNTSSPTFTIVNVYKSSVHGEIFHFDFYRIKDIREIFDIGYEEYFYSGNYCFIEWPEKTTELLPPETVSVTIDVDENSGNRLIHF, encoded by the coding sequence ATGCAATTCACCTGCACCGAACTAAACCAGCTGCCCGATGCCGCCCGGGCATTGATAGCGGCACATCCTGATGCACGCCTGTTTGCATTTTCCGGAAAAATGGGCGCCGGAAAAACAACACTGATAAAAGTTCTGTGTGAAACACTGGGCGTGGAAGGAAACACAAGCAGTCCCACCTTTACCATTGTCAACGTGTATAAATCATCCGTTCACGGAGAAATATTCCATTTTGATTTTTACAGAATAAAAGACATACGCGAAATCTTCGATATTGGCTACGAAGAGTATTTTTACAGTGGTAATTATTGCTTCATTGAATGGCCCGAAAAAACGACAGAACTTCTACCACCCGAAACCGTTTCCGTTACTATTGATGTTGATGAAAATAGCGGAAACCGATTGATTCACTTTTAG